A window of the Myxococcus fulvus genome harbors these coding sequences:
- a CDS encoding GNAT family N-acetyltransferase has product MSTPLPTTLRILPSIHEVPASLWDGLVDEAALPFLEWTFLAALEDSGSAVPERGWHPRHLTLWRGSRLVAAAPAYLKDDSQGEFIFDAPWATASERAGLRYYPKLVLTVPFTPATGRRVLVAPGEDRAAREAELYQGALEFARAEQLSGIHVLFPTQEELPTLEAQGYALRLGVQYQWDNAGYRTMEDFLARFHSKRRNQVRRELRAPAEQGIELKTLRGDALCEVDVDTLHRLYASTVDKYPWGARLLTRDFFARMLSGFRHRCELVEARREGQLVAGAFNFRAPQVLYGRYWGCFEEHPFLHFNVCLYHPVAEGIAQGLTRFEPGAGGEHKLTRGFEPRLTYSAHLLLHPGLDRAVRGFLEHERAAVQGGLPQWRAETGFKGVA; this is encoded by the coding sequence ATGTCCACCCCGCTGCCCACCACCCTGCGCATCCTGCCCTCCATCCACGAGGTCCCCGCCTCCCTCTGGGACGGGCTCGTGGACGAGGCCGCCCTGCCCTTCCTGGAGTGGACGTTCCTCGCGGCGCTCGAGGACAGCGGCAGCGCGGTGCCCGAGCGCGGCTGGCACCCCCGGCACCTGACCTTGTGGCGCGGCTCCCGGCTGGTGGCCGCCGCCCCCGCCTATCTCAAGGACGACAGCCAGGGGGAGTTCATCTTCGACGCGCCCTGGGCCACCGCCTCCGAGCGCGCGGGCCTGCGCTACTACCCGAAGCTGGTGCTCACCGTGCCCTTCACGCCCGCCACCGGCCGGCGCGTCCTGGTGGCCCCCGGCGAGGACCGCGCCGCCCGCGAGGCGGAGCTGTACCAGGGCGCGCTGGAGTTCGCGCGCGCCGAGCAGCTCTCCGGCATCCACGTCCTGTTCCCCACCCAGGAGGAGCTGCCCACGCTGGAGGCCCAGGGCTACGCGCTGCGGCTGGGCGTGCAGTACCAGTGGGACAACGCCGGCTACCGGACGATGGAGGACTTCCTCGCCCGCTTCCACTCCAAGCGCCGCAACCAGGTGCGCCGCGAGCTGCGCGCGCCCGCCGAGCAGGGCATCGAGCTGAAGACGCTGCGCGGAGACGCGCTGTGCGAGGTGGACGTGGACACGCTCCACCGGCTGTACGCCTCCACGGTGGACAAGTATCCGTGGGGCGCGCGCCTGCTCACCCGCGACTTCTTCGCGAGGATGCTCTCCGGTTTCCGTCACCGCTGCGAGCTGGTGGAGGCCCGGCGGGAAGGCCAGCTGGTGGCGGGCGCGTTCAACTTCAGGGCCCCCCAGGTGCTCTACGGGCGTTATTGGGGGTGTTTCGAGGAGCACCCCTTCCTGCACTTCAACGTCTGCCTGTACCACCCGGTGGCCGAGGGCATCGCTCAGGGGCTGACACGCTTCGAGCCGGGCGCGGGCGGCGAGCACAAGCTCACGCGGGGCTTCGAGCCTCGCCTCACGTACAGTGCCCACCTGCTGCTCCACCCGGGGTTGGACCGGGCGGTGCGCGGCTTCCTGGAGCACGAGCGGGCAGCCGTCCAGGGCGGGCTGCCGCAGTGGCGGGCGGAGACAGGTTTCAAGGGAGTGGCCTGA
- a CDS encoding ATP-dependent Clp protease adaptor ClpS, protein MAQKHDNDGSVATETAPKQKLKKPTLYKVLLHNDNYTTREFVVAVLKEVFHKSESDAVQIMLHVHYNGVGVAGVYTFEVAETKLKTVEAAAQDNGFPLRLSMEPEEG, encoded by the coding sequence ATGGCGCAGAAGCACGACAACGACGGCTCCGTCGCCACGGAGACCGCCCCCAAGCAGAAGCTCAAGAAGCCGACCCTCTACAAGGTGCTTCTGCACAACGACAACTACACGACGCGTGAGTTCGTGGTGGCCGTCCTCAAGGAGGTCTTCCACAAGTCGGAGTCGGATGCCGTGCAGATCATGCTGCACGTCCATTACAACGGAGTCGGAGTGGCCGGCGTCTATACGTTCGAGGTCGCCGAGACGAAGCTCAAGACGGTGGAGGCCGCGGCCCAGGACAATGGGTTCCCGCTGCGGTTGTCCATGGAACCCGAGGAAGGTTGA
- a CDS encoding DUF2378 family protein — protein sequence MASSPLRRSVESTAPAAPRIPTSVLEGLFIRGLKVSGRLVEELKALGYDIKQPEVDYPVQVFLGAVLLARQEVFGELTDEEAYRRVGRTLVDGFASTLVGRVVAVALPMIGPARALERIPRYLALMGRTDIDVTQTPVGERGRRIVFTDRYNRPDLMAGGLERMMELANAQPRITVEERNAEGYRLLVRW from the coding sequence ATGGCCTCGAGTCCGCTGCGTCGCTCCGTCGAGTCAACCGCGCCCGCGGCTCCGCGCATCCCCACGAGCGTGCTGGAGGGGCTGTTCATCCGGGGGCTGAAGGTCTCCGGGCGGCTGGTGGAGGAGCTGAAGGCGCTGGGCTACGACATCAAGCAGCCGGAGGTGGACTATCCGGTGCAGGTCTTCCTGGGCGCGGTGCTGCTGGCGCGGCAGGAGGTCTTCGGCGAGCTGACGGACGAGGAGGCCTACCGGCGGGTGGGCCGCACGCTCGTGGACGGCTTCGCCTCCACGCTGGTGGGCCGGGTGGTGGCGGTGGCCCTGCCCATGATTGGGCCCGCGCGCGCGCTGGAGCGGATTCCGCGCTACCTGGCGCTGATGGGGCGCACGGACATCGACGTCACCCAGACGCCCGTGGGTGAGCGGGGCCGGCGCATCGTCTTCACGGACCGCTACAACCGCCCGGACCTGATGGCCGGCGGCCTGGAGCGGATGATGGAGCTGGCCAACGCCCAGCCGCGAATCACGGTGGAGGAGCGCAACGCCGAGGGCTACCGTCTGCTCGTCCGCTGGTAA
- a CDS encoding NifU family protein: MSVNIQLEWTPNPSTLKYVVDRRLLAGGAVSITNREDAQTKSPLAHKLMDVRGVTAVMIGSNFVTVTKGEDGEWDELNDQVMETLDTHLTANEPVVDEAALAAARQVSSEGGGSVESRIREILDAEIRPAVAMDGGDITLDRFEDGIVYLHMKGSCAGCPSSTATLKMGIEGRLREIIPEVLEVVSV; the protein is encoded by the coding sequence ATGTCCGTGAACATCCAGCTTGAGTGGACCCCCAACCCCAGCACGCTGAAGTACGTGGTGGATCGGCGCCTGTTGGCGGGTGGCGCGGTGAGTATCACGAATCGTGAGGACGCCCAGACGAAGTCGCCCCTGGCGCACAAGCTGATGGACGTGCGCGGTGTGACGGCGGTGATGATCGGCTCGAACTTCGTGACGGTGACGAAGGGCGAGGACGGTGAGTGGGACGAGCTGAACGACCAGGTGATGGAGACGCTCGACACGCACCTGACGGCGAACGAGCCGGTGGTGGACGAGGCGGCGCTGGCGGCGGCGCGTCAGGTGTCCTCGGAGGGTGGTGGCTCGGTGGAGTCGCGCATCCGCGAGATTCTGGACGCGGAGATTCGTCCCGCGGTGGCGATGGACGGCGGTGACATCACGCTGGACCGCTTCGAGGATGGCATCGTGTACCTGCACATGAAGGGCTCGTGCGCGGGGTGCCCGTCGTCGACGGCGACGTTGAAGATGGGCATCGAGGGGCGTCTGCGGGAGATCATCCCCGAGGTGCTCGAAGTGGTGTCCGTCTGA
- a CDS encoding class I SAM-dependent methyltransferase, producing MRKLKQVNHLMGLMRPAVEDVKARHPESAVFVDAGSGNAYLGFVLYELFLKDAAGGTLLSVEGRPELTERAKGRAERLGFSRMSFQTAHIDQAAYPERIHLLMALHACDTATDDALIAAIRHGADHVAVVPCCQAEVAAQLKEQRAAGKGSMGLLYAHPWHRREFGSHLTNVVRALTLEAFGYQVTVTELTGWEHSLKNELILGRRVHRDNRRARVQLERLLAETGVNPKLTRELGVKPAASGATELPAEPVAEAPVEEAPVPSEG from the coding sequence CTGCGCAAGCTCAAGCAGGTCAACCACCTGATGGGGCTGATGCGTCCGGCGGTGGAGGACGTGAAGGCGCGCCATCCGGAGTCCGCGGTGTTCGTGGACGCGGGCAGCGGCAATGCGTACCTGGGGTTCGTGCTCTACGAGCTGTTCCTGAAGGACGCGGCCGGGGGCACGTTGTTGTCGGTGGAGGGGCGGCCGGAGCTGACGGAGCGCGCGAAGGGGCGCGCGGAGCGGCTGGGCTTCTCGCGGATGAGCTTCCAGACGGCGCACATCGACCAGGCGGCGTATCCGGAGCGCATCCATCTGCTGATGGCGCTGCACGCGTGTGACACGGCCACGGACGACGCGCTCATCGCGGCGATTCGGCATGGCGCGGACCACGTGGCGGTGGTGCCGTGTTGTCAGGCCGAGGTGGCGGCGCAGCTCAAGGAGCAGCGGGCGGCGGGGAAGGGGAGCATGGGGCTGCTGTATGCGCACCCGTGGCACCGGCGCGAGTTCGGCTCGCATCTGACGAACGTGGTCCGCGCGCTGACGTTGGAGGCGTTCGGGTACCAGGTGACGGTGACGGAGCTGACGGGGTGGGAGCACTCGTTGAAGAACGAGCTCATCCTGGGGCGGCGCGTGCACCGGGACAATCGACGGGCGCGGGTGCAGTTGGAGCGCCTGTTGGCGGAGACGGGTGTGAACCCGAAGCTGACGCGGGAGCTGGGCGTGAAGCCCGCGGCGTCGGGTGCGACGGAGCTGCCCGCGGAGCCCGTGGCGGAGGCTCCCGTCGAGGAGGCTCCGGTTCCGTCCGAGGGTTGA